The following is a genomic window from Thaumasiovibrio subtropicus.
GCTGCAAGCGCAATACAGCCAGTTCGAATCCCGTCACGGTGGTTACTACACCCAAGATGAGATTCGAGAAGTCATTGCCTACGCCAGTGCGCGTGGTATTACTGTGATCCCCGAGATCGACATCCCGGGCCACTGTCGCGCCGCGATTAAATCACTCCCTGACATGCTGGTTGATCCTGACGATCACTCTAAGTATGTCAGCATCCAGAACTATACCGACAACATTTTAAATCCCGCTCTCGCAGGCACTTATACCTTCATTGAGACTGTCCTCGAAGAAGTTTGCGCCTTGTTCCCAGCGCCATATGTCCACATTGGTGCCGATGAAGTGCCTAAAGGCGTTTGGACAGATAGCCAAGCTTGTGCCGAATTGATGGCCCAGCACGGTTATCAAGATCCGATGGAACTGCAAGGTCATCTCTTACGTCACACAGAAAACTTCCTATCACAACGCGGTAAACGCATGCTGGGTTGGGAAGAAGCCGTGCATGGTGACAAGGTCAGCAAGCAAACCGTTATTTATTCATGGCTAAGTGAAGAAGCCGGTTTGAAGTGCATTGAGCAAGGGTACGATGTTGTCATGCAGCCCGCGCAGTCTCTCTATCTTGATTTAGTACAAGGAGACTATGTCGATGAAGCGGGTGTCGATTGGGCAGGTCAATTACCGATTGAAAAAGTGTACGACTACGACCCGCTTGGTAAGGTGCCTCAAGACCTGCTGCACAAAGTGCTCGGTATTCAAACCGCACTTTGGTCAGAGACAGTCGCAACACCAGAACAGATAAATTATCTCCTTTATCCACGTTTGTTTGCAGTGGCAGAAGTAGCGTGGAGTGAAGAACGTGACTGGGGACATTTTGCCCTCAGATTAAACCAACACCTTAACTACTTGGACAAGATGGGTATTCAGTACCGTCATCTTGATAACAACCAATAACTGATTATTACGCAAAGGATAGTAACGATGAAATACGGCTATTTTGATAACGACAATCGCGAATATGTTATCACTCGCCCTGACGTGCCGGCGCCATGGACGAACTACCTAGGTACTGAAGAATTCTGTACAGTTATCTCTCATAACGCAGGTGGTTACTCTTTCTTCCGCTCTCCAGAGTACAACCGCGTCACTAAGTTCCGCCCGAATGCGACATTTGATCGCCCAGGACACTATGTGTACCTGCGTGATGACGTGTCGGGTGATTACTGGTCTATCTCTTGGCAGCCTGTTGCAAAAAGCCTAGAGGAAGCAAACTACGAAGTACGCCACGGCTTGTCTTACTCTAAGTTCAAGTGTGAATACAACGGCATCACTGCACAAAAAACCTTGTTCGTACCAAAAGGCGAAGATTGCCAAGTTTGGGACATCACCATTAAGAATGACAGTGATCAGCCGCGTACCATCAGTGCGTTCTCTTTCGTCGAATTCTCATTCAGCCACATCCAGTCTGACAACCAAAACCATCAGATGAGTCTTTACTCTGCGGGTACCTCATACAATGAGGGTGTGATTGAGTACGACTTGTACTACAACACCAACGATAAAGATGGCTACTACTTTATGGCATCAAGCTTCGACCCAGATAGCTACGATGGCCAACGTGACTCATTCATCGGTCTATACCGTGACGAAGCGAACCCAATCGCGCTAGAAAACGGTAAATGCTCTAACCACGTTCAAACCTGTTACAACCACTGTGGCTCACTGCACAAGCAGTTCGTTATTCAGCCGGGTGAAGAAGTACGCTTTACCTTTGTTCTCGGTATTGGTAAAGGCGAAGGTCAACGTCTACGTGCTAAATACCAAGATCTTGCTAACGTTGACGCAGCATTTGCTGGCATTAAAGATCACTGGGGCAGCCGTTGTGACAAGTTCCAAGTGAAATCGCCAAACGAAGGCCTAGACACCATGATCAACGCTTGGACACTGTACCAAGCAGAAACTTGTGTGGTTTGGTCTCGCTTTGCCTCATTCATCGAAGTCGGTGGCCGTACTGGTCTTGGATACCGTGATACCGCGCAAGACGCGATCTCTGTACCACACTCTAACCCACAAATGACACGTAAGCGCCTTGTTGACCTGCTACGTGGTCAAGTGAAAGAAGGTTACGGTCTGCACCTCTTCGATCCAGACTGGTTCGATCCAGAAAAAGCGGACGTTGAGCCATCAAAATCGCCAACAGTCGTACCAACACCAAGTGATGACGACAAGATCCACGGTATCGAAGATACCTGTTCTGACGACCACCTATGGCTGGTACCGACCATCTGTAAGTTTGTTCAAGAAACGGGGGAACTCGGTTTCATTGACGAAGTGATTCCATACGCAAACGGCGGCGACGCAACAGTTTACGAACACATGAAAGCGGCACTGGATTTCTCTGCCGAGTACGTCGGTCAAACCGGTATCTGTAAAGGTCTTCGTGCCGACTGGAACGACTGTCTAAACCTAGGTGGCGGTGAGTCTTCAATGGTCTCGTTCCTACACTTCTGGGCACTGCAAGAGTTTGTAGAGCTTGCGAAGCACCGTGGTGACGACGAAGCCGTACAGAAGTACACCGAGATGGCAGCCAACGTACGTGAAGCTTGTGAAGAGCACCTATGGGACGACGAAGGTGGCTGGTACATCCGTGGTCTTACTAAGAATGGTGAGAAAATTGGTACCGCTCAGCAAGAAGAAGGCCGTGTACACCTTGAGTCTAACACCCTAGCGGTATTGTCTGGTGCCGTCTCTCAAGAGCGCGGTGAGAAAGCGATGGATGCGGTAGATGAGAACCTGTTCTCTGAGTATGGCTTGCACCTTAATGCGCCTTCATTCGCGACACCAAATGATGACATCGGTTTCGTTACCCGTGTTTACCAAGGCGTGAAAGAGAACGGCGCGATCTTCTCTCACCCGAACCCTTGGGCTTGGGTTGCAGAAACCAAATTGGGCCGCGGTGACCGTGCAATGAAGTTCTACGATGCACTCAACCCATACAACCAAAACGAGATCATCGAGAAGCGTATTGCTGAACCTTACTCTTACGTACAGTTCATCATGGGTCGCGACCACGAAAACCACGGTCGTGCAAACCACCCATGGCTAACTGGTACCTCTGGTTGGGCTTACTTTGCAGTCACTAACTACATCTTGGGTGTGCAGACCGGTTTCGATAGCCTAACTGTTGACCCATGTATTCCAACTGCATGGCCTGGTTTCGAAGTTCGCCGTGAATGGCGTGATGCGGTCTTCAACATCAAAGTTGAAAACCCGAACAACGTTAGCAAAGGCGTTGTGTCTATCACCCTCAATGGTGAAGCAGTTGAAGGTGCGATTCCAGCGCAACCAGCGGGTAGCGTAAACGAAGTTGTTGTTGTGATGGGCTAATGCCCTATTTGGGTAGCGGCCAATGTGCCGCTACCACTTTTAAGATGCATCAACCTGCTCAGTTCAGGTCAAGGAGAACACCATGATTCAATTCGGTACTGGAGGCTGGCGCGCCTTTATCGGTGACGAATTTACCAAAGCAAATGTTCAGTTAGTCGCACAAGCACTCTCTAACATCATGATTGATGAAGGCGTAACCAAAAATGGTTTCGTCATTGGTTTTGACCGTCGTTTTCTTTCAGACAAAGCCAGTCGCTGGTTCGCCGAAGTATTGGCTGCCAACGGCGTTGACGTGAGCTACATCGGCAAATATGTACCGACACCGATCGTGATGTTTCAAGCGAAAGAGATGAATGCCGACTACTCTGCGTGTATCACCGCCTCTCACAACCCTGCGGACTACAACGGCATCAAAGTCTTCATCAAAGGGGGTCGCGACGCTGACGAAATCATCACGGCGAAAATCGAACAGCAAATCGCTAACCTCAGCGCTGACGATGTAAAAACCATCGATTTCGAAGAAGCCATCGAACAAAAACTGATCGAACAGATCAATCCAATGAACGATTTCGTCGATTCCATTGTCGACTTTATTGATATCGACGCGATTAAAAAAGCAAAC
Proteins encoded in this region:
- a CDS encoding GH36-type glycosyl hydrolase domain-containing protein, with the translated sequence MKYGYFDNDNREYVITRPDVPAPWTNYLGTEEFCTVISHNAGGYSFFRSPEYNRVTKFRPNATFDRPGHYVYLRDDVSGDYWSISWQPVAKSLEEANYEVRHGLSYSKFKCEYNGITAQKTLFVPKGEDCQVWDITIKNDSDQPRTISAFSFVEFSFSHIQSDNQNHQMSLYSAGTSYNEGVIEYDLYYNTNDKDGYYFMASSFDPDSYDGQRDSFIGLYRDEANPIALENGKCSNHVQTCYNHCGSLHKQFVIQPGEEVRFTFVLGIGKGEGQRLRAKYQDLANVDAAFAGIKDHWGSRCDKFQVKSPNEGLDTMINAWTLYQAETCVVWSRFASFIEVGGRTGLGYRDTAQDAISVPHSNPQMTRKRLVDLLRGQVKEGYGLHLFDPDWFDPEKADVEPSKSPTVVPTPSDDDKIHGIEDTCSDDHLWLVPTICKFVQETGELGFIDEVIPYANGGDATVYEHMKAALDFSAEYVGQTGICKGLRADWNDCLNLGGGESSMVSFLHFWALQEFVELAKHRGDDEAVQKYTEMAANVREACEEHLWDDEGGWYIRGLTKNGEKIGTAQQEEGRVHLESNTLAVLSGAVSQERGEKAMDAVDENLFSEYGLHLNAPSFATPNDDIGFVTRVYQGVKENGAIFSHPNPWAWVAETKLGRGDRAMKFYDALNPYNQNEIIEKRIAEPYSYVQFIMGRDHENHGRANHPWLTGTSGWAYFAVTNYILGVQTGFDSLTVDPCIPTAWPGFEVRREWRDAVFNIKVENPNNVSKGVVSITLNGEAVEGAIPAQPAGSVNEVVVVMG